A genomic window from Dehalobacter sp. 12DCB1 includes:
- the trmD gene encoding tRNA (guanosine(37)-N1)-methyltransferase TrmD encodes MKFTVLTIFPEMFAPLKESILKRAQEAGLLEIALVNFRDYAESKHKNVDDIPYGGGSGMVLKPEPLFKAVRNLPEPAGSRRIILLTPQGKKFDQREASRLAGYDELIFLCGHYEGFDERIRTLADEEMSIGDYVLTGGELAAMVMIDSVARLLPGVLGNNVSQQDDSHSQGLLEYPQYTRPPDFDGMQVPDVLLSGHHANIERWRRKESLRKTFLKRSDLVPQIEFQQTDYPLLEELVLEHPEINVYRERWEHLKPAPKRRRRIKSE; translated from the coding sequence ATGAAGTTTACGGTACTGACAATTTTTCCGGAAATGTTTGCGCCATTAAAAGAAAGCATTCTGAAAAGAGCTCAGGAAGCCGGCCTGCTTGAGATAGCGCTTGTCAATTTCCGCGATTATGCCGAGAGCAAACATAAAAATGTGGATGATATCCCGTATGGCGGGGGTTCAGGAATGGTTTTAAAACCGGAGCCTCTGTTCAAGGCTGTCCGAAATTTGCCGGAGCCTGCAGGAAGCCGCCGAATTATTCTGCTCACGCCTCAGGGGAAAAAATTTGATCAGCGGGAAGCTTCAAGACTGGCTGGGTATGACGAGTTGATTTTTTTGTGCGGCCATTATGAAGGATTCGACGAAAGAATACGCACCCTAGCCGATGAGGAGATGTCTATCGGAGATTATGTTTTAACCGGAGGAGAACTTGCTGCGATGGTAATGATCGATTCGGTTGCAAGGCTTCTACCGGGTGTTCTCGGGAACAACGTTTCTCAGCAGGATGATTCCCACAGTCAGGGTTTGCTTGAGTATCCTCAGTATACGCGTCCTCCCGACTTTGATGGAATGCAGGTACCCGATGTTCTGCTTTCAGGACACCACGCCAACATTGAACGCTGGCGTAGAAAAGAATCTCTAAGAAAGACTTTCCTGAAAAGAAGTGATTTGGTCCCGCAGATTGAATTTCAGCAGACAGATTATCCGCTTTTGGAGGAACTTGTGCTTGAGCATCCGGAGATTAACGTTTACCGCGAGAGATGGGAACATTTAAAGCCTGCTCCGAAACGGAGACGACGAATTAAGAGCGAGTAG
- a CDS encoding FAD-dependent oxidoreductase: protein MKNTLILGGGIGGIVASNILKNAAGDSMQVMVIDRELNHHFAAAYPLLMIGQRKPTDITRQLINLEKKDIHVLHQEVQKIDVTGHQVSTNQGVLSFDYLIISLGVEYHTETVPGFTEYALNAYDFDGVRKINQQLNNFSSGRIVLFISSLPYKCPPAPYEIMFLLDQFFRKRGIRNKIELTLVTPDYSPEPLAKPKVGQSVRKMLADKGIKLITEAKVLRVEEKGLILDHDTKIAADLLLGIASHWTPEVLRKSNLVDSSGFVQVDLHTLETNCPTIFAIGDAAAVKLPVIGAHAPKAGVFAHYQADVVARNIYLLSKGAKLEYTYKGKGTCIMNTGFGRARYSSVQYYKKPSPSISLWKPTRTAYLAKLGFEKYWFRRFI from the coding sequence ATGAAAAACACTTTAATTCTGGGTGGGGGAATAGGCGGTATTGTTGCTTCCAATATTCTTAAAAATGCGGCGGGGGATTCCATGCAGGTAATGGTCATAGACCGGGAATTAAATCATCACTTTGCAGCTGCTTATCCACTCCTTATGATCGGTCAACGAAAACCAACGGATATAACAAGGCAGTTAATCAATCTAGAAAAGAAGGATATTCATGTTTTGCATCAGGAAGTACAGAAAATCGATGTAACCGGACATCAGGTTTCAACAAATCAGGGAGTCTTGTCTTTTGATTACTTGATTATTTCTTTGGGAGTGGAGTATCACACGGAGACCGTACCCGGATTCACAGAATATGCTTTAAATGCCTATGATTTTGATGGTGTTAGAAAAATTAATCAGCAATTAAACAATTTCTCCTCCGGACGAATTGTTCTTTTTATATCTAGCTTGCCATACAAATGTCCACCTGCCCCTTATGAAATAATGTTTCTTTTGGATCAGTTTTTTCGGAAAAGGGGAATCCGAAATAAAATTGAGCTTACCTTGGTGACGCCAGATTACTCGCCGGAGCCATTAGCCAAGCCCAAGGTTGGGCAAAGTGTAAGGAAAATGCTTGCGGATAAAGGGATAAAATTGATCACGGAAGCGAAAGTACTCAGGGTTGAGGAAAAAGGTTTAATCCTGGATCACGACACGAAGATTGCTGCGGATCTTTTATTGGGTATTGCGTCTCATTGGACTCCGGAGGTATTACGGAAGTCAAATTTGGTGGATAGCAGCGGATTTGTTCAAGTAGACCTTCACACGCTGGAAACAAATTGTCCAACAATCTTTGCCATTGGTGATGCTGCAGCGGTAAAACTTCCGGTGATTGGGGCCCATGCGCCGAAAGCAGGCGTATTTGCGCATTACCAGGCAGATGTTGTAGCAAGAAATATCTATCTTCTGTCCAAAGGGGCAAAGCTGGAATATACCTATAAAGGAAAGGGTACCTGCATCATGAATACCGGGTTCGGTCGAGCCCGCTATTCATCGGTTCAGTATTATAAAAAGCCAAGCCCATCAATCTCTTTATGGAAACCGACACGGACAGCCTATCTTGCAAAACTTGGATTTGAAAAATACTGGTTTCGCCGTTTTATATAA
- the rplS gene encoding 50S ribosomal protein L19: MDYIRMIEEQQLKDNIPSFRPGDTVKVHVRIIEGSRERIQVFEGLVIKRKGDGLRETFTVRRVSNGVGVERTFPLHSPRIDKIEVVRKGIVRRAKLYYLRDRYGKSARIRERR, from the coding sequence ATGGATTATATTCGTATGATTGAAGAGCAGCAGCTTAAAGATAATATTCCTTCGTTCCGTCCTGGAGATACCGTCAAAGTACATGTACGTATTATCGAGGGTTCTCGTGAGCGTATTCAGGTCTTTGAAGGGCTTGTGATTAAAAGGAAGGGCGATGGCTTAAGGGAGACTTTTACCGTGCGCCGTGTTTCCAACGGAGTAGGTGTAGAAAGGACTTTCCCCCTTCACTCTCCGCGTATTGATAAGATTGAAGTTGTACGCAAAGGTATTGTCCGCAGAGCGAAACTTTACTATTTGCGTGACCGTTACGGTAAATCGGCCAGAATCAGAGAACGTCGCTAA
- a CDS encoding M15 family metallopeptidase, which produces MNFKQFILGLIVIVLLVTGCKIIWNRHLITVNAPAVSPVSDWEYEDVMKRDILCLMLAYPETITGVEKASKNEVYVLLKSGKKILYDDKKEKNSWQKSGNPDLQDMMDQLYPLSKITEILPNYYNPGCARVYPLLKEVYGTSKKTILSNLTKVSIGYKYVEFNGNNKAAESLKAVMKELLPLSRQSHKVYAASFPSSGAFNYRLIGGTNRLSSHAYGIAIDLNSNKYDYWRWSTREEGQKRLKAYPQEVSAIFEKYGFIWGGKWGNFDIMHYEYRPEIILKARYFSERPVSGIPWYDGLQSNQKAWEYIWLIEESL; this is translated from the coding sequence ATGAACTTCAAGCAATTTATCTTAGGTCTGATTGTTATTGTCCTTTTAGTTACAGGCTGTAAGATTATTTGGAACAGACATCTAATAACAGTAAACGCACCCGCAGTGTCCCCAGTTTCCGATTGGGAATATGAAGACGTAATGAAAAGGGATATTCTCTGTCTGATGCTGGCCTATCCGGAAACTATTACCGGTGTGGAGAAAGCATCCAAAAATGAGGTTTATGTCCTTTTAAAATCGGGGAAAAAAATCTTATATGATGACAAAAAAGAAAAAAACTCCTGGCAGAAATCGGGGAACCCCGACCTTCAGGATATGATGGACCAGCTCTACCCATTGTCCAAGATTACGGAAATTTTACCTAATTACTACAACCCTGGCTGTGCAAGAGTTTATCCGCTTCTGAAAGAAGTCTATGGAACGAGCAAAAAAACAATCCTATCCAATCTGACCAAAGTCAGCATTGGCTACAAGTATGTAGAGTTTAATGGAAACAATAAAGCTGCGGAATCCTTAAAAGCGGTCATGAAAGAACTGCTTCCGTTGTCCCGCCAAAGCCATAAGGTGTACGCCGCTTCTTTTCCGAGCAGTGGGGCTTTCAATTACCGGCTGATCGGCGGTACAAACAGGCTGAGCTCCCATGCCTATGGTATCGCAATCGATCTTAACAGTAATAAATACGATTATTGGCGCTGGTCCACGCGTGAAGAAGGTCAGAAAAGGCTTAAGGCCTATCCCCAGGAGGTCTCTGCTATCTTTGAAAAATATGGTTTCATCTGGGGCGGCAAATGGGGAAATTTTGATATTATGCATTATGAATACCGTCCGGAAATCATTCTGAAAGCACGTTATTTTTCCGAAAGACCCGTCTCGGGGATTCCATGGTATGACGGTTTACAAAGCAACCAGAAAGCCTGGGAATATATTTGGCTGATTGAAGAAAGCCTGTAG
- a CDS encoding YraN family protein, whose translation MNKRQLGQRGEDMALEHIKKAGLNIIQRNYRCPKGEIDIIARDGKTIVFIEVRLRSSNIRGSAEESIGLWKIQRLKSIASYYLLEQHYRQWPQIRFDIFAINMAEGVPEFNWIQGAL comes from the coding sequence TTGAATAAAAGACAGTTGGGGCAGCGGGGCGAGGATATGGCTTTGGAACATATTAAGAAAGCCGGTTTGAACATTATCCAGCGCAATTACCGTTGTCCCAAGGGAGAAATCGACATCATCGCCAGGGATGGGAAAACAATTGTATTTATCGAAGTCAGACTGAGGAGTTCCAATATCCGGGGATCGGCGGAAGAAAGCATTGGCCTCTGGAAAATCCAAAGGCTTAAAAGTATTGCCTCGTACTATCTTCTGGAACAACACTATCGTCAATGGCCTCAAATCAGGTTTGATATTTTCGCCATTAACATGGCTGAAGGCGTTCCCGAGTTCAACTGGATCCAAGGGGCACTATAA
- a CDS encoding RNA methyltransferase, which yields MGELYVALIHAPVYNKNMEQVATSITNLDLHDIARSSTTYGVNTYYVVHPGPAQQDLARRIMGFWREGYGAEYNPNRYEAFEKVKLASTLEEVVQEIKSRNPGKKLFTVATDARLYTNTIEYSDLRRKLEETDEDFLLLFGTGWGIIKEEMEKADYILKPVYGFGDYNHLSVRSAAAIILDRLRGH from the coding sequence ATGGGAGAATTGTATGTAGCCCTTATTCACGCACCTGTCTACAACAAAAATATGGAGCAAGTCGCAACGTCAATAACCAACCTTGATTTGCACGATATTGCCCGAAGCTCAACGACTTATGGGGTGAATACCTATTATGTGGTCCATCCTGGTCCGGCTCAGCAGGATCTAGCCCGGCGAATCATGGGCTTTTGGCGGGAAGGGTATGGTGCTGAATATAATCCCAATAGATATGAAGCTTTTGAGAAAGTGAAGCTTGCTTCGACGCTGGAAGAAGTTGTCCAGGAAATTAAAAGCAGGAATCCCGGCAAGAAATTATTCACGGTTGCAACGGATGCGAGACTGTATACGAATACGATTGAATATTCCGACCTGCGCCGGAAGCTCGAGGAAACTGATGAGGACTTTCTGCTGCTTTTCGGAACAGGTTGGGGCATAATAAAGGAAGAAATGGAAAAAGCAGATTATATTTTGAAGCCGGTTTACGGTTTCGGGGACTATAATCATCTGTCTGTCCGGTCAGCTGCGGCAATTATTTTGGACAGGCTTAGGGGCCATTAA
- a CDS encoding ribonuclease HII translates to MGEIERIEKLLEIEKGLFAEGYSRIAGVDEAGRGPLAGPVIAAACILPREFELPGLNDSKKCSEKKRRNLAEEIKKQAVAFALGSATSGEIDLLNILRATKLAMTRALENLKINPDYIIIDGRDMLNMDTAQKAIIGGDGLSASIAAASILAKVTRDELMDEMHQIYPEYHFDQHKGYGTKLHMEAISHFGPCLIHRQSFSPIKEMIAGTQYKLG, encoded by the coding sequence ATGGGTGAAATCGAAAGGATAGAGAAACTCCTGGAGATAGAAAAAGGTTTGTTCGCTGAAGGGTATTCACGGATTGCCGGTGTAGATGAAGCAGGGAGAGGCCCACTTGCCGGGCCTGTCATTGCCGCTGCCTGCATCCTACCAAGGGAGTTTGAGCTTCCTGGCCTGAATGACTCGAAGAAATGTTCGGAAAAGAAAAGAAGGAACTTAGCTGAAGAAATCAAAAAGCAGGCTGTTGCTTTTGCACTGGGAAGTGCGACGTCTGGCGAAATTGACCTGTTAAACATTTTAAGGGCCACAAAGCTGGCGATGACAAGAGCGCTGGAAAACCTGAAAATCAACCCTGATTACATCATTATTGACGGCAGGGACATGCTGAATATGGATACGGCTCAGAAAGCCATTATTGGTGGAGACGGTCTTAGTGCGAGTATTGCCGCGGCTTCAATTCTGGCAAAGGTTACCAGGGATGAGCTGATGGATGAGATGCATCAGATTTATCCGGAATATCATTTTGATCAACACAAGGGTTATGGGACCAAGTTGCACATGGAGGCAATAAGCCATTTTGGCCCTTGCTTAATCCACCGGCAGAGCTTCTCACCGATCAAAGAAATGATCGCCGGGACGCAGTATAAACTGGGGTAA
- a CDS encoding LysM domain-containing protein: MIRLHHQVHKGDNLSKIARQHGVTVIILLNLNPHLRKRRHRIYVGERIRVK; this comes from the coding sequence GTGATCCGTTTGCATCATCAGGTTCACAAGGGAGACAATTTATCGAAGATTGCACGCCAGCACGGCGTGACTGTCATCATCTTATTAAATTTGAATCCCCATTTAAGAAAGCGCAGACATCGTATTTATGTTGGTGAAAGAATCAGAGTAAAATAA
- a CDS encoding YifB family Mg chelatase-like AAA ATPase: MFASVSGMSVDNLSAQPVSVEVDIANGLPCLEIVGLAATAVKEARDRVRSALKNSGFDFPLKRITVNLAPADLRKEGSGLDLPIALGILAAMEELNNAVLNRYVFAGELSLEGLLRPIPGVLTMALALKSEPEKQVLIIPPANLAEARLVTEIKSASVISLAELVGILNGEDHFSVIPSPPSAEIFETVSVDWSDIHGQMQAKRGLEIAACGGHNLLMVGPPGSGKTLLARAFAGILPPLTVEESLDVTQLHSLTGIIRGNGQLITQRPFRSPHHTATIAGIIGGGQKIKPGELALANHGVLFLDELPEFSREVLEALRQPLEDRKLTLIRLRGRIEFPARICVMASMNPCPCGYFGENGRECSCTPLQISHYRGKVSGPLLDRFDIQLEVPRLSYGELKHGDNRETSEIVRNRVIRTREIQYKRLNASRTNSEMTGRETKALCQLDSAGESLLQKVFDKNLFSARAHDRILRVARTIADMAGSENIRAEHLAESLQYRALDRIKTNQ; the protein is encoded by the coding sequence ATGTTTGCTTCTGTCAGCGGAATGTCTGTCGACAATCTCTCAGCCCAGCCGGTCAGTGTCGAAGTGGATATTGCCAATGGTCTTCCCTGTCTGGAAATTGTAGGCCTTGCGGCCACTGCTGTGAAAGAGGCCAGAGACAGAGTCCGGTCAGCGTTGAAAAACTCAGGCTTCGATTTCCCTTTGAAAAGAATTACAGTTAATCTTGCTCCTGCAGACCTGCGTAAAGAAGGCTCCGGTCTGGATTTACCGATCGCTTTGGGTATATTGGCTGCCATGGAAGAACTAAATAATGCTGTACTGAACCGCTATGTTTTTGCCGGCGAACTTTCCTTGGAAGGTCTTTTGCGTCCGATACCGGGCGTTCTAACCATGGCGTTGGCTTTAAAAAGCGAGCCAGAAAAACAAGTCCTGATTATACCGCCTGCTAATCTGGCCGAAGCGAGGCTTGTAACCGAAATAAAAAGTGCAAGCGTGATCAGTCTTGCTGAGTTAGTGGGGATTTTGAACGGAGAAGATCATTTTTCCGTTATTCCTTCCCCGCCCTCTGCTGAAATCTTTGAAACGGTATCTGTGGACTGGTCGGATATCCATGGGCAGATGCAGGCCAAACGTGGACTCGAAATTGCCGCCTGCGGTGGGCACAACCTGTTGATGGTTGGTCCGCCCGGTTCTGGTAAAACGCTGCTGGCCAGAGCATTTGCCGGGATTCTGCCGCCTCTCACGGTTGAGGAGAGTCTTGATGTGACTCAGCTTCACAGCCTGACTGGTATTATCCGGGGAAATGGGCAGCTGATTACGCAAAGGCCTTTCCGCAGCCCTCACCATACGGCTACAATCGCCGGAATCATCGGCGGGGGACAAAAAATTAAGCCTGGGGAACTCGCCCTGGCCAATCACGGTGTTCTCTTTCTGGATGAACTGCCTGAGTTTTCCCGGGAAGTCCTCGAAGCACTCCGTCAGCCGCTCGAGGACCGAAAACTGACGTTAATCCGTCTGAGAGGCAGAATCGAGTTTCCAGCACGCATTTGTGTTATGGCTTCGATGAATCCATGCCCGTGCGGCTATTTTGGGGAGAATGGCCGGGAATGTTCCTGCACGCCACTTCAAATCAGCCACTACCGCGGAAAGGTTTCCGGACCCCTACTGGACCGGTTTGACATCCAGCTGGAAGTCCCCCGTTTAAGCTATGGCGAGCTAAAACACGGGGACAACCGGGAAACCTCTGAAATTGTCCGCAACCGGGTGATCAGAACCAGAGAAATTCAGTATAAAAGATTGAATGCGAGCAGGACAAACTCAGAAATGACCGGTCGCGAAACAAAAGCGCTGTGCCAATTGGACAGCGCCGGTGAATCCCTCCTGCAAAAAGTTTTTGATAAAAACCTCTTCAGTGCCCGGGCCCACGACCGTATCCTGCGGGTAGCCAGAACAATTGCTGATATGGCCGGATCAGAAAATATCCGGGCAGAACATCTGGCCGAATCACTACAGTACAGGGCTTTGGACAGGATAAAGACGAATCAATGA
- the ylqF gene encoding ribosome biogenesis GTPase YlqF → MNIQWYPGHMTRAKRKLEEQLNWVDIVLELGDARLPLSSRNPLLKQLLGNKLRLLLLNKSDLADKKKIDQWLVELGKEGPVLAISSMTSIGVKKIVPLLEELMTDKRERLAARGVRGRPIRVMVVGIPNIGKSTLINQLTGGSQAKTGNKPGVTRGNQWVRIHDKVELLDTPGMLWPKFDDPEVGRKLAVTGAVRDEVFDQEELAQWLLAWLKQNYPLELQSFYKLEENETDLEGIGRKRGCLVSGGRIDTFKAAQIFLREFRSGKIAKVTMD, encoded by the coding sequence ATGAACATTCAATGGTATCCCGGTCATATGACCAGAGCGAAAAGAAAGCTCGAAGAACAACTGAATTGGGTGGATATTGTCCTGGAACTGGGCGATGCCCGTTTACCGCTGAGTAGTAGAAACCCGCTGCTGAAGCAGCTGCTTGGAAACAAGCTCCGTTTGCTTTTGCTGAACAAATCGGACCTTGCTGACAAAAAGAAAATCGACCAGTGGCTTGTGGAACTTGGCAAGGAAGGACCTGTTTTAGCGATTAGCTCCATGACCAGCATCGGCGTCAAAAAAATTGTCCCGCTGCTCGAGGAACTGATGACGGATAAAAGAGAACGGCTGGCTGCCAGGGGAGTACGGGGGAGACCTATCCGCGTCATGGTTGTTGGGATACCCAATATTGGAAAGTCCACGCTGATTAACCAGCTGACGGGCGGTTCGCAGGCCAAGACGGGTAACAAACCAGGTGTTACGCGCGGCAACCAGTGGGTCAGGATACATGATAAAGTCGAGCTGCTTGATACGCCGGGAATGCTTTGGCCCAAATTTGATGATCCCGAAGTAGGCAGGAAGCTGGCTGTAACCGGTGCGGTAAGAGATGAAGTATTTGACCAGGAAGAGCTCGCCCAGTGGCTGCTCGCCTGGCTTAAACAGAATTATCCTCTGGAACTGCAAAGCTTTTACAAGCTTGAGGAAAACGAGACCGATCTTGAAGGAATTGGCCGTAAAAGAGGCTGTTTGGTTAGCGGTGGCAGGATTGATACCTTCAAAGCCGCCCAGATCTTTCTTCGTGAATTCCGCAGCGGTAAGATTGCCAAAGTGACCATGGACTAA
- the rimM gene encoding ribosome maturation factor RimM (Essential for efficient processing of 16S rRNA), with protein MESVLIGEVLKPQGIKGEIKVYPITDNTERFRGLKKINLSDGKTEKIFHVQRVRIDPKGIVFLTLEGIATREDAEKIRGFEVRLDRAEVPPLQDRWYYFELEGMQVYENDILLGTLIRVQETGSNDIYIVRGQKTEFCVPALKTVVKKVDVQAKRMDVILPPGLLDD; from the coding sequence TTGGAAAGTGTATTAATTGGAGAGGTCCTGAAACCGCAGGGAATCAAAGGAGAGATCAAGGTATATCCGATTACGGATAATACGGAGCGGTTCAGAGGTTTGAAAAAGATTAATCTGTCTGATGGAAAGACAGAAAAAATTTTTCATGTTCAGAGGGTAAGGATTGATCCGAAAGGTATAGTGTTTCTGACTCTGGAAGGCATTGCTACCCGGGAGGATGCTGAAAAGATTCGTGGATTTGAGGTCAGACTAGATCGAGCGGAGGTTCCTCCGCTGCAAGACCGCTGGTATTACTTTGAGCTTGAGGGAATGCAGGTTTACGAGAATGATATTTTGCTTGGGACCTTGATAAGAGTCCAGGAAACTGGTTCGAACGATATCTATATTGTCCGTGGCCAAAAAACTGAATTCTGTGTTCCGGCCTTAAAAACCGTTGTCAAAAAGGTGGATGTCCAGGCGAAAAGAATGGATGTCATTTTACCTCCGGGACTACTCGATGACTAA